From one Eucalyptus grandis isolate ANBG69807.140 chromosome 9, ASM1654582v1, whole genome shotgun sequence genomic stretch:
- the LOC104445715 gene encoding uncharacterized protein LOC104445715, whose translation MIAANVLANPLTSGGDPTLKAKLMVFFFFFLPLAGCCFTHHHTAAPRPTHHHLLATEPPPPTARSTSRLTVEPDELSCRPRHREAPPPSLSHHHHLLLPLAKPSGPSLLRTVTTSTRTEFFPPWPWVEPRLPPSSVRRSCRRWCCETRALVAVAPPSPRARRRQIKKKLVKKMRQNRPIPHWIRMRTDNTIRYNAKRRHWRRTKLGF comes from the exons ATGATTGCTGCTAATGTCCTGGCAAATCCATTAACATCGGGAGGAGACCCCACATTAAAAGCCAAACTCATGG tcttcttcttcttcttccttcctctcgccggttgctgcttcacccaccaccacaccgccgccccacgccctactcaccaccacctcttggccaccgaacccccACCACCCACTGCTCGTTCAACAAGCCGTCTCaccgttgagcccgacgagctgtcTTGCCGTCCGCGCCACCGTGAGGCACCGCCGCCGTCCCTaagccaccatcaccacctcttgctgcCGCTTGCTAAGCCGTCCGGGCCATCGTTGCTCCGAACCGTCACCACCTCCACCCGAACTGAGTTCttccccccttggccgtgggttgagccgcGGCTGCCGCCGTCTTCGGTGCGCCGTTCATGCCGCCGTTGGTGCTGTGAGACTCGTGCCCTCGTCGCCGTCGCGCCACCTTCGCCGCGTGCTCGCCGTCGCCAGATCAAGAAGAAGctggtgaagaagatgaggcAGAACAGGCCCATCCCTCACTGGATTCGCATGCGGACCGACAACACCATCAG GTACAACGCGAAGCGTAGGCACTGGCGCCGCACCAAGCTAGGGTTCTGA